Below is a genomic region from Miscanthus floridulus cultivar M001 chromosome 1, ASM1932011v1, whole genome shotgun sequence.
CACGTTATATTTCGCACTATGGCCCAAAATTCTGGGCTACGGACCTGCGATTACCTCGTACAGTAGGAGGTAAATCACAGCCTTTGATTTTTAAAAGCATGAATGAAACAACTAAATAATCTGAATCATTTCAGGGAAAAAACAGGAAAGAGTCCTCCCGGATATTTTGGCTGACCTGCTCGCCGGAGTTGCGGACGAGGAAGTCCCGATCACCGGTGCCGAGGATGGCCCCGATGCCACCGCGCCTGGTGATCGCCCGCTCCGCCATGTGCCGCGCGTATAGCTCGATCGAGATCAATGCAACTCGTGTGCTAGGCTGCTAGCTACTAGGCTAGCTAGGGGCTGGGACTTGGGAGAGGGCCAATCGGCGGCGACAGCAAGTTTGTATACGACCAAAGTGATGCCAGCGTGCCGCGGCGGCCTCTGCCCAGTGACTTGGCCGGAGGTAGCTGACAATTGCCGGCCATTCCAAAGACTAGCTAACATACAGAGACACAAAAAGATGAAGCCGACCACACGATTCCAAGGCCAagggtttatttatttattcattaCTGATGCAAAGTGCTCTGTTCGgttggctaataagccatggctgaaagtacggtTGGCTActatttgttggctgaaaaagtacggcttataagtgaACATGACGTTTGTCGTGGCATGCATCTTGGAAACATGGAGATTAATTGGTCTGAGTATGAAGAAGAATATGATCACAAGCAATCTCAACTTCAGAGAAAATAGAAGTTAAGCTATGGCTCCGCAGCAACTCAGAGAATAAGACATTGTAGATTTTAAGAGTGGGGTGGTGGTCTGGGCCACTCGCTCTTTTGCTCTTGGGCCTAGTGCGAGTACTACTCCTGGACTGGCTTGGCCAGGGCAGGCGCCGCCTGGGTGTGGACTGTGGAGTGGTAACAAACATGCCATCCACCCATACTTGACGGTGATCCAGCTTCCCGCACAGCCAACGCGCATAGTTTTGCAGGATCTAGTTAGGAGCGGCAACTAGTCCCAAGCCCCAACAGAAGTGCAGCCATGCCAACGAACCAAACAAAACCCCGTTGCAAATTATTATTCCCCCGAAAATTTTAGGCAAAGATGCGAAAGACCTTTATAGAACAAGTCAAACAATTGCAATTTGAAATATTAACACCACCAAACTACTCACCTCATCCTTGACCATCCTTCAGAATAAAGATACCATGTGGATCAAAAACCAAAACAATGTCTAGCATGAAAGATTGCAGAAATATAAGGCAAAAAAAAAGGCACCAACACCACATGCTTAAAAGCAGAAATACCATGCAGCAAACCCATTACTTTGATCTGACACAATACTCACATAGTTCTGCATACATATATGCTCCTAAGAGTTCAGGGTGCAACTACTATTTATTATTAACACACAAACATCAACAGCCCAAAAACCTCAGCTCCAAGCACAAACCATCTCACGATTATTGTCACCCCCCACAACATTCAGATAGCACCAGAAACTGGCAAAGGCAACTCAGTAGAACAACTCTAGACCTTCCTGCACACGCCTCCCTCGCACACATACCCAGCAGGGGCTTCCTCAGTGGACTTGCCTTCCTCCTCTTCGCCCTTTGCCATCTCATCCAGCTTCTTCTGCAGCTCCTCAAGCCTCTCCTCGGTGAATGGGAAAGCATCAGCACCGTGGATCATCAGCTGGGCCTTTGCGTCCCTGCTGACTGTCTGCCCAGTAGGACCGATGGCGACAAGTGAAGGGATCCCACGGATCTTGAAGGTCTTCTTCAGGGATGCCTTCCTTTCATCTTCCAAGGGTACAGCAAGCCATGGCATTTGAGAGAAAAAATCATCGAATGAGCTCTGATCCCTGTCACTGGAGATGAAGACGATCTCAAAATCACTGTTCTTCTCTTTGATCTTGTTGTATTCCTTGACAAGTGTGGGCAGGAAGGCACAGCATGGTCCACACCATTTTGCTGAGAAGTAAAGAAGGACGGTCTTCCCAACAAGTTCTGATACAGGAACCTGAGATATACATTAAGTACACTTTAATTTTCTCATGATAATCAGACATCTAATTAAAACCATCAAAAGTGCATAAAATCTGTACTATGCTATAGAATCATTACTAAAGCAGACAGTAAAATAAAAGGACAGCGTTAAACAAAATATCCTTTTACCAATTGGCAGAACTCTGTTTACTTGATAAATATCTCTTTTTCATCTATCACTTCCTAAAGTTAGCATGAAGACCATTATTCAAGGTCACAGTGGTTAATTTTAAACTAGGATATTGCTTAAACAAAAGAGTTATTTATCCATGATCAAGCATAAATAATACCACAGCCATCTTAAAATAAAATTACtacttttttagataaaggaaatAAACTTTACTACTTAATGGAGTGATTAACTTGTCTTTTGCAATGACAGAAGAGTACTTTCATATAAAAGAAGTCAAGCAACAGTAGTGCATACCTTTGCACCACCTTTTCCAATGACAAAGTCCAAATCACCACTGATTAGAAGGGACTCCAAGGTCTGTAATGCAGCTTTAGCCTTTGCCTTCTCAGCAAGAATTTCCAGCTTCTCAGCACTGAAGGGAAAGCCCTCCCATGCCTCAAAACCATGGTCATCAATTATGTCCGCAACATTGCTGTTCAGTGTCTTCCCATCAGGGCCAATCAGAACCAGTGTAGGAAGAGACCTAAGCTCAAAGTAGCGAACCAGCTTCTTACACTTCTGGTCACCTTGAGGAATTGCAAGCCAAGGCATCTTTGCAAAACTCTCATTAAATGCTGACTCTTCACTGTCCAAGGATACAGCTACAACTTCAAATTTCTCCCCCACTTCTTTGAGTTTCTCATAGATCTTAGCAAGCAAATTAGTGAATTCAACGACTGGTCCATAGCCATCCACCACAAAGCACAGACCAACATACTTCCCCTCAAGCTCAGAGATGGGTACCTGGGTATAGACAATAACAATAAAAACAAGTAAGTATTTGCAAGACAACGAATCAATCGAAGGTCATGAGAAGTTGCATCGAGCAGTTACCTTGTCTCCCTTGTTTGAAATGAGATAGTCTCGAGTAGTTGTGCCAAGCACGCTTTGAATAGTTTGATTATCCTTTTCTGCCTTTTCCTGTTCCTTCAGTTCATTGATCCTATCTGGTGTGAAAGGGTAAGCCTCCACGCCATACTCACTCACAAATTCAACACCATCTTCAGTGTAAACTTTACCAGTTTTTGCGTCAAGGATGACAAGGTGTGGGATACCAGAGACCTTGAACCGGCCATCAAGGGCCGCACGGCCTTCGGTGTCAGAAAAAGGGACAGCCAACCATGGCATCTTTGCAAAGTATTCATTGAATCCTTCCTCATTCTGATCAGCCGAAGCAAAGACGACCTCGAAGCTCTTGCCCTGCGAGGCCAGTTCTTTGTACACTTCAATAAGCTTGGGCGTGAACCTCCTGCATGGCGGGCACCATGAGGCCGAGAAGTAGATGGCCACAGGGCTCGCCTCGATGCTGCTGATCTTCACCTGCAGGATAACAAATAAAGAAGGCACAGAGATGTTGAGCAACCAAATTCTGGTTGAGAATAGCAAGATGGCTGCAATCATTCACCATCACCAAATGTAAATGTGCTTTTATTATGTTTATAAGAAAAAGGTCAAACTTAAGCTTTCTAATAAAGCTGGGCTGGGCCTTTGATCGAAAAaaatgtttataagaaaaatgccATGCATGTTTCAGAACTACTACTACCTTTCAGATGTCTGAACTTGCTAAAGGTAACTTTTTCTGTCAGTTAAACCTGTATATGCGGTTATGGAACCAAACTAGGCAAGTTGGCTTTCAGAATTAGTAATGATCCAAAGTAGTAAACAATATCCCCCCACCCTacctccctctcttcccacccCACAAATATTGCAGTACCGAGATGGTGGTAACACCAGTTTTTTCTTAAAAGAGATGGTGGTAACACTCCCAGGCTATTACGGAATTCAAGTATCCCACCCCTAGATAATAAGACGTTCAAAAAGAAAACACAAGGATCCTATATAAGACAAAAGTAACGTTACTCATAAACTAGTTTTGCACCCTTGATGAAAATTTGGAAACTCGGTAACAGAAAGATTAGAAGTAAACCTGAAGTAAATATATAGAGTGAATTTGTTGGGTGAACGTTGAGGGTACTGCGGCTGTTTCAACTTTATATCTAGATCACGGCTCGCCCACGTGCAAGGCGATTAAAAACTGATAATCGCTCTCACCGCGACCCTGCTAATTTGTACCCACTACCCAAAAATATTAGATACTCCTTCCCTCCCTAAAGTAGTACTAGGCCAGTAGGCCTACACAGTAAAGTCGAAGAAGCTAAAGTAGTaaaccccctccctccctcccttgctCATCATCTACCACTTGGTATAGTAGTTGATAACTGCAGCCGGTAGCCGACCCACAAAACCCCCATCCATATTTGCGTATTTCGTAATCGGATCGTCTATCTAATCGAAAGCCACACGACAAGAAAAGACGCGATCGGGCCAGCAACGCTGGATGGCGAATCTGCACATCTACCGCGCGGAAGTGGTAAAAAGAACCTCGAGACAAATTAAAGACGAGTGCGGCGGAGGCTGACTGACCTGCTCGCCAGAGTTGCGGGTGAGGAAGTCCCGTTCGGCGGTGGCGAGGATGTCcccgatgccgccgccgccggctgctgCGGGCGCCGCCTCCGCCATCCGCTGGAGCGGGGGAGAGAAGAGAAAGCAAGCAGAGCAGGCGAGAGCGGACGGAGTGGagtggtgggtggtggtggtgtggagaaCGGTTGATGGACGGGAACGGGACTGGCTCTGGGCTCTGGCTGCCTTCCTCCGCCGGCGCCCGCCCCGTCGGTTtatataggaaaaagtctacttaacctgaGACCTTTGTCTACTTCACTCTCTCAATTACGAAACTGTCTGTTTTACCTTctaaactttctaaaaccgtttattttagcggttttgctacagtaacagcggggtTGCTACAGTTTCGgttgttttgaattttcttttttttatttattttcgataAATTTtttatttactatgatttttcaaaaaatcatcgaaaataaataaaaaaaataaattcaaaaccaccggcactgtagcaaacccatcgttgctgtagcaaaaccgctgtcTGAAAACCGTCCAGAGGGTAAAATAGAttgttttagaaagttcaggagtAAAATAGACAGTTTCATGGTTTAGGGGTGAAGTAGACTGTATGAAAGATAGGAATTAAGTAAACTTTTTCCGTTTATATAGGTGCGCCGTGCGGGGATGCGGGGCGCCTTAGGGCTCTGGCCGGCTGCTTTGCTTTCTTCGCTTGCAAGGTTGTGCTACCAGCCTACCACCACACATCCAAATGCCAGTGTGTGACCCTGCCCTGTACAAGTGAATGTGCTGCA
It encodes:
- the LOC136542233 gene encoding probable nucleoredoxin 1-1; this translates as MAEAAPAAAGGGGIGDILATAERDFLTRNSGEQVKISSIEASPVAIYFSASWCPPCRRFTPKLIEVYKELASQGKSFEVVFASADQNEEGFNEYFAKMPWLAVPFSDTEGRAALDGRFKVSGIPHLVILDAKTGKVYTEDGVEFVSEYGVEAYPFTPDRINELKEQEKAEKDNQTIQSVLGTTTRDYLISNKGDKVPISELEGKYVGLCFVVDGYGPVVEFTNLLAKIYEKLKEVGEKFEVVAVSLDSEESAFNESFAKMPWLAIPQGDQKCKKLVRYFELRSLPTLVLIGPDGKTLNSNVADIIDDHGFEAWEGFPFSAEKLEILAEKAKAKAALQTLESLLISGDLDFVIGKGGAKVPVSELVGKTVLLYFSAKWCGPCCAFLPTLVKEYNKIKEKNSDFEIVFISSDRDQSSFDDFFSQMPWLAVPLEDERKASLKKTFKIRGIPSLVAIGPTGQTVSRDAKAQLMIHGADAFPFTEERLEELQKKLDEMAKGEEEEGKSTEEAPAGYVCEGGVCRKV